The stretch of DNA AACCTTAATCAAAACGCTGGCTGGTTTGCGCCCCATACAACAAGGTAGCGTGACATGGCTAGCTCGATCCCCTGCGGATTGGGGGGATGATTTTCGCGCCCAATTACACTACCTTGGGCATCGCGATGCGTTGAAGGATCAACTCAGCCCGCTGGAAAACCTATTGCAGTATGCTCAGATGCATAATGTCATTTTGAGCGAGGAGCGTGCCCTAAATACTTTAGTGCGCGTAGGTTTAGAGTACTGCATCGATAGTCCGGTACGTCGGCTCTCACAAGGACAAAAACGGCGCGCGGCCTTGGCACGTTTTATGGCTTTTTCACGCCCTATCTGGCTAATGGATGAACCCTTAGTGGCGCTAGATGTGGCTGGCCAACACGAACTGGGCGATTGGATTGCAGAACATTTGCAACAAGGCGGCATTGCAGTGCTGAGCTCGCATCAAAATCTCCCCCGATCAATTGCAGATGCTCAGATTGTGACGCTAACCCCTTGTGTGGAGTCTGCATGGGTTTAGTGCGTTTTTTTTGTAGCATTGTCGCGCGTGATTTATTGCTGTCATGGCGCCAGCGCGGTGATGTGCTGGTGGGCTTAATGTTTTTTGCCCTCGTTGCTACCCTTTTTCCACTTGCCGTCGGGCCTGAGCCAGCAGGCTTACTAAGAATCGGCCCCGGTGTACTGTGGGTTGCCGCCTTATTGGCCAATTTATTGGCACTGCCGCGATTGTTTCATGGCGATTGGCAAGACGGATCGCTTGAATTATTACTACTCACCCCATTCCCTAGTGGCGTCATGGTGGCTGGAAAAATGATGGCGCATTGGCTCTCCACCAGCATTCCACTGGCGCTGGCCGCACCGCTGCTGGGGATTCAATATGGTCTGCCGAGCGAGCAATGGCTAATGCTGTTGGCGAGTTTGCTGGTCGGCACCCCGATTATTACCACGCTGGGCGGCGTGGGCGCGGCACTGACTTTGGGCCTACGCCAAGGCGAAGTGTTGTTGGCTTTATTGGTGTTGCCATTGCTGGCGCCGGTGTTGATTTTTGGTAGCGGCGCGGTCGCTGCGGTGGCGGCGGGGCAGTCAGGCATGGCCGAATTGTCGCTGCTCGCGGCATTGGCGTGCGCGGCGATTTTCTTGGCGCCATGGCTGGCAGCGCAGGCCCTGCGACTCGCGATTGAATAGATGAGAGATATGGATAAGCAAACGCCTTCTTCACGCTGGCATTTATTTCACTTTGCCGCTCCGAGCACGTTTTACCCGCTGGCGGGCAAGGCGATACCTTGGTTCACCGGCTTGGCAGCACTGCTGGCACTGATAGGCTTGTGGCTTGGCATGGCCGTCGCGCCGGGCGACGCGCAGCAAGGCGAAGGCTACCGGATTATCTTTTTGCACGTACCGACAAGCTGGATGGCGATGTTTATTTACATCGTGATGGCGTTCTGGTCGGTGATCCATATCGTATGGAAAACGCGGCTGTCGGCGCTGATGGCGCAGGCACTCGCCCCCACTGGCGCGTGGATGGCGCTGATGTCCTTGGTGACGGGCGCGCTGTGGGGCAAGCCAATGTGGGGCACATGGTGGGTGTGGGACGCGCGGCTCACGTCGATGTTGCTGCTGTTCTTTTTGTATCTGGGTTTTATCGCCTTAACGCGCAGCATTGACGACCCTGAGCGCAGCGACCAAGCCGGATCAATTTTGGCGCTGGTGGGCGTGTTTAATGTGCCGGTGATTTATTTCTCGGTGTACTGGTGGAATACGCTGCACCAAGGCGCGTCGGTCTCGACCAAGGGCAGCAGCATGGCGGCGATGATGCTGCTCGCGATGTTGCTGATGAGTTTGGCGGCGTGGATGTATTCGATTGCCACCTGCTTGCGCCGCGTTCGCCTGCTGATTTTGCAGCGCGAATCAACAAATCGCTGGGTGCAAGAATTACCCGAAATTGCCAACACAATAAAGGCTGAATAATGGATTGGGGACTGTATTGGAATAGTTGGGCCGAGTTTTTTGCGATGGGTGGCTACGGGGTATATGTCTGGTGGTCATTTATTGTGTGTGCCATCGGCTTATGCCTTGAAGGGGTATTGCTGCACCAAGCGCGCGCAAAAACCATCGCCCAAATTCGCCGCGCGCACATGCTGAGCAAAATGCGCGCCGAGCAAGGAGCCGCCCAATGACGCCGCGCCGTAAACGGATGCTGTGGGTCGGCGGTGCGCTGCTGACTTTGGCTTTGGTAACTTTCTTTGTTGTGAACGCGTTTCGTGAAAATCTGGTGTTTTTCTACAGCCCAACGCAGATTATTGCTGGTGAAGCGCCACAAGGGCGCGCGTTTCGCATCGGTGGCATGGTCGCTGCCAATTCCTTGCTGCGCGAAAGTGACGGGGTCACGATGCAATTTGCTGTAACCGACACCGACAAAACCATTACGGTGAAATACAAAGGCCTGCTGCCCGATTTATTCAAAGAAGGCAAAGGCGTCGTTGCGCAAGGTAGTTGGGATGGCGCGGTGTTTACTGCGACCGAAGTCTTGGCCAAGCACGACGAAAA from Chitinibacter fontanus encodes:
- the ccmC gene encoding heme ABC transporter permease CcmC, yielding MDKQTPSSRWHLFHFAAPSTFYPLAGKAIPWFTGLAALLALIGLWLGMAVAPGDAQQGEGYRIIFLHVPTSWMAMFIYIVMAFWSVIHIVWKTRLSALMAQALAPTGAWMALMSLVTGALWGKPMWGTWWVWDARLTSMLLLFFLYLGFIALTRSIDDPERSDQAGSILALVGVFNVPVIYFSVYWWNTLHQGASVSTKGSSMAAMMLLAMLLMSLAAWMYSIATCLRRVRLLILQRESTNRWVQELPEIANTIKAE
- the ccmA gene encoding cytochrome c biogenesis heme-transporting ATPase CcmA, whose amino-acid sequence is MLELQQLSIGRAGKALFMPLTLAISRGCCLHIQGPNGVGKTTLIKTLAGLRPIQQGSVTWLARSPADWGDDFRAQLHYLGHRDALKDQLSPLENLLQYAQMHNVILSEERALNTLVRVGLEYCIDSPVRRLSQGQKRRAALARFMAFSRPIWLMDEPLVALDVAGQHELGDWIAEHLQQGGIAVLSSHQNLPRSIADAQIVTLTPCVESAWV
- the ccmD gene encoding heme exporter protein CcmD; protein product: MDWGLYWNSWAEFFAMGGYGVYVWWSFIVCAIGLCLEGVLLHQARAKTIAQIRRAHMLSKMRAEQGAAQ
- the ccmB gene encoding heme exporter protein CcmB, whose protein sequence is MGLVRFFCSIVARDLLLSWRQRGDVLVGLMFFALVATLFPLAVGPEPAGLLRIGPGVLWVAALLANLLALPRLFHGDWQDGSLELLLLTPFPSGVMVAGKMMAHWLSTSIPLALAAPLLGIQYGLPSEQWLMLLASLLVGTPIITTLGGVGAALTLGLRQGEVLLALLVLPLLAPVLIFGSGAVAAVAAGQSGMAELSLLAALACAAIFLAPWLAAQALRLAIE
- the ccmE gene encoding cytochrome c maturation protein CcmE — encoded protein: MTPRRKRMLWVGGALLTLALVTFFVVNAFRENLVFFYSPTQIIAGEAPQGRAFRIGGMVAANSLLRESDGVTMQFAVTDTDKTITVKYKGLLPDLFKEGKGVVAQGSWDGAVFTATEVLAKHDENYMPPEAQEAVNKAHQRAAEKKAAQ